The window ATTAAGAGTTGGCATCTTGACTCTATTATTAATTCATTCAATATTAAATCAACATGCTAACTACCTAAAGAATTGTCCACAGTaagtttaaaaattcaataGGGACACGcaacaaatttcttttgaagattAAGGCTTCCCTTTTTGCAAACGTATTTCCAAACTTTCTCTCAACAAAGGAGTAAGTCAACACCTTTGGCTCCCCAATGAACTATGAAGGAAGATTCCACGAATCTACCTTATGCCTGGTGAGTTCTGGATTTTTTGATGTGCTGAAAGCCAACTAATGGTCCTTCTGATTTAGAGAGATATGAATGGCTTTGGCTGCTGCCACGGCAGAATCTCCCCTCTTGACTACTCTCTCAAGCTCTCCAACCTTCTCTGACAGCAATTCAACATTTGTATTGGTGGACTGAACCAACGTGTTTGCAGTTTGCAAAGCAGTGCAGAGCTGAAATTATGAAAAGAGAAAGAGCAGTTGACTCATCAGAATGACTTGAAAGTGCCCCTATTTTAAGCATACTGCCCAGCAGAAAATGGGTTCAGGGTGCAGAAGACAAATCCCAAAATCAATATGCTCATAAAAGGCATGTTTTTGTTTGTTGAATGACAGAACTGCAGGAGTTAACTCcaacatttcaaaaaaaaacaaaaataatgcccattaaataaaaatgtagcAAATCTCCCTGGGTACCTCTATGTAATAGATCACAAATACTAAGAGAAGTCATACATTCCAGgataaaaattcattaaactGCAGTCAGAAGCAAATCAAGTTATATTTAATTGGTTCTAGAATATCTAACATGTTAATCCCCAATAGACATAAGCATTATGTATATAATTGATGTCCTTACAGAAAATCCATCACCTTGAGAGTTAGAGCGGTCCATGAGTGGTCTGTACCAGCAAATGCTTTGTTCAACTGGTCATAGTTTTCCTAATGCAAGAAGCGTTGGCATTAGATTCAGAGTAGAAGACAAAAAGGGAAGATAAAAACTGCAAAGGAATTACATGGATTAAATGAAAACAGGGAGGAAAAACTCTTTTCAAGATAAGCCTTAAAACCCTCCTGTTCTAGGAAAAAGTTACAACAGGTAAAATATGCCAGTAAAATTTCCATATAAGGCAATGAACTTCTACCAGATTACCAACTGGAATCACGAGGCATTCTACAAAATACACTGCAACCTAGACATTTTTTCTCCAGAAAGAATTGAGAGGTTTCAGACTAAAAGTTGTGGTAGTGTATCATATGTTTTAACTTAAGGTATTAATAACCAAAAGGATTGACCAGATTAGTAGTACAATCATCACCCAATTGTTATTCCATTTGCTTGTTTGATCTTGATGATCTGGAAATAAATAGAAAGGACATTAAGGTTCAATATACTAATCCAATTACATCATACATCATCAAATGGAACATATCAaggaaaaaccaaaaggatcctaagaattttaaaaggaaaaacataggCATCCAAGACACAAATTACGTTAAGTATGTTTTAATGAATCATTTGAAACCATCAATATATACATAtcagtgtgtgtgtgtgtgcatgtatACACACATACTgagaatagaaagaaaaaagaaacaatagaacTTTACATTAGCACTTCTCTCTCATTTGTTACACATGTGGGTATTGGTGTGAGGTTCTCTGTTGGAAGGAGGGATGCCATACAGATGTTGAAGTGCAAAGGTTATAGGGGAAAATGGAGCTTTGGAGTTTTTGAATCCTTCCAAATAAGCCCCCCTAGGCCTCTATATATATTTGACCAAGCGTTCGTGCGAATGGGTGTTTGCCTGCCCAAGGGAGGGTTTTTAAGACAGTGTGTCCTAGGGAGGCCAAGACCAACTGAGAGGTAGGTTGGCTTATGGCACAGCTCACCCCCAACAACCAGAGCCCTATCATCGGCCTCTTAGGTAGATAGGGTGAAAGTGTTTTCCTAAAGAAACACCCTAGGGTGAAGAGGGAGAACCTGCCCCAGCAGCCAACAGAGAAGGGGACCTGTGTCATCTGGATATTTGAGGTATTTGGGCATTTAGGGTGCCACATTGCATCAGCATGCGATGAAGATCTAGAGATGAGGGCACATGTGAAACAAAAGAGCACATGACCCCATGTTGATAGAAAGGAACCCGCTCCATATGGCACctctttttttaataggcaaagaataaaaaatatattgatgtCTAATAAAAAGGCACAACCTAGGTATACTGGAAGCATAGATGAGCAccaaaagggaaaggaaaacaaacacaaCAGCAAAGCACTCAGCATCCTAACAGCCCTAACCTTAACCCAATCCCTCTATAGAATCCACAAGAAAGAGCATAGTGTCACAGCCAAGGAGCTTCCCTAAATATCCGTGTGGTACCTGGGCACCTTGAAACTCTGACCACACAAGTCAATTTAACTCAAGCAGCTGCAGAACTAAGAGTCAATAGGAAGAAATATTcgaaaaaaagtataataacATTATGAAGCTCTACAATACAAGGCATTCTCAACTCATTGAGATGGTTACAATTAGTTACTGGGTCCATTGTTTATAAGTAGCTAGGGAGGATACCATTCTCATCAGTCTCAGGTACAGAATTTGAACAAGCTAATCTAGCTTGTCAATCACGCCAAGCACCTTCATCACCTTCAAGTTGTTTCAAGCACCTCTAGGCACCTTAAAAGTTGTCACACACTCTTCTAAGCACCTCAAGGTTCTAAAATGTCTTGGGATTGCCTAAAATCtatagaaaatggaaaatttgctAATTGGCACAAAATTGCAGCGGGGTGTCCTAGCTCAATCCAAAAATGATTTACAAAGCTTTTCATTTGAGCACTCCTCTTGTTCCAACATTCTATCATCAGGCTCCCTTCAAATGaaccaaaacaaataaagtgGGATCATCCCCCAAATCATGAATACATAAAGCCTATTTTCACATATGAACATATCTTTGTTGATAAATCCACATAGTGTGCATAAAAATGGGACTTCAGCATATCCTATGGGCAAGGGTTTGAAGATCAAAGGAAAATACAAGCATAGATATTATCTTCGTTAGAgaattttcaaaagtatttggcaATCTTTTACAATGGGAGGAGCTTGAGAAGAGCTTCAATCCTAATCAAGATATTGACTAAAATTCTCCAATCCAAGCTGCCATCCCCAATGGTGAgatcaagaaaaatatattgGTCATTCTGCTTTAGCATGACATGTTTTCAATGGAACTGGAGGCATATAGAGGTTAAGAAGAAGATGCGGGTTAGTTTATCTTGATAtcacattttttcaaataccaTTGGAGGCATATGGAGGTCAAGAAGAAGATGTGGATTAGTTTactttgatataatattttttcaaataatattggaGGCATATTGATGTGTAACTTGGATGAGGGCCAGCATTCCCGCCCATAAGATGGATAAAGCTACATTTTGAGGAACTATGCCAATGGAAAGCAGATGGAAGGTTGCAAAATCAATGCCAAATATCCaaccaagaagaagaaatccTGGAAAATATAACTAGATGATTGATTCTTGCTAAATACCTAGATTGGTTAACCAAGAGGTAAATTTGTAGGTTAAGAGGAGAATTTGATTTCTTGACTCTTTTATAAGGAATTCTATGCCCTAGAATACAAGTGAAATGACACTTGTAACCATTGCAAGAATTCTTGCCGTTTTgcgtctttttttttattatttttgctcTTGTGACATATCTCTTTTGATACTCTGGGTATCACCCTACTTGGTCCTTTTTAGTAAATAATATCTTGTATCTTTTTCCAACAAATGGGACCTCTATAAAACCTTGTATTAAAGTTTTCCATCATCCTTGCCTGATGCAAGTAATAAGTATGATACCATGAAACATCACCAACTCTTCTAGAAGCTTCCAGGTCATGTCCCAAACTCTGAGACTAGCAACAATAACAAAGATATCCAATCTCCATGTTTGGTTTTCCATCATCCAGATACACATAACTTCCATGAGCTGAGCTGCCAGCCCCGTATCACTTATTGAGTTCAAGTTGAAAAGCACTCACAACCATAAAATGAAATGAGTAAACAATCATGTCCTGATtcaattacaaaacaaaaccctaaactaACTACAATTACACCAAAAGTTAACAACAACATTCAACATGTTCAACCTCTCACTCCCTATTCCCCTGGAGCAGCAATTT is drawn from Vitis riparia cultivar Riparia Gloire de Montpellier isolate 1030 chromosome 18, EGFV_Vit.rip_1.0, whole genome shotgun sequence and contains these coding sequences:
- the LOC117907924 gene encoding uncharacterized protein LOC117907924 translates to MRGIGGPLLCIGDLLTDVGEADPHSDQPSPLSSSSSSSIPFSPHTLQPSHLNRLFQENYDQLNKAFAGTDHSWTALTLKLCTALQTANTLVQSTNTNVELLSEKVGELERVVKRGDSAVAAAKAIHISLNQKDH